One Streptomonospora salina genomic window, GTTCACGGTCACCGACGACTTGCCCACGCCTCCCTTGCCGGAGGCGACGGCGTAGACCTTGGTGAGCGAGTTGGGCTTGGCGAAGGGGATCTCCTTGTCTTCCTGACCGCCCTTCAGCTTCGTCTGCAGTGCCTTGCGCTGCTCGTCGCTCATGACGTCGAGTTCGACGTTCACCCGGGTGACGCCTTCGACCTTGGTGACGGCGGTGGTGATGTCGCTTTCGATTCGCCCCTTCATGGGACAACCGGCCACCGTGAGGTAGATGCCGACGTTCACGACACCGCCGTCGGCGATCTCGACGCTCTTGACCATGTCGAGATCGGTGATGGGGCGGTGGATCTCGGGGTCCTGGACGGTCGCCAGAGCCGCGTTCACCTGCTCGGTGGTGGGTGTGGAGGACATACCCCCATGGTATGCAAGGAGGTCGCGCTACCCCGACGACCGCAGAGCGGGAGATTTCCCGGCGCCGGACGCGGCGCTCGGCCCGGGCTGCGCGGCGGGCGGATCAGGGCCGCACACGGCGCTGCACAGCTGAAACCGCGCCATGAATGTGAGGAGAATCACAATGGCCTCGCCTGGCGTACCGGCCGGTAACGATACTCGCGGCCAGGGGGCCGCCCGTCGGCGGAGCGTCGCCGTGCACCGCGCGCCGCGGCCGGAGCCGGCAGGAGCCGACGGTGTAGCGGCGCGGATGCGGTGCGTTCTTAACGCGGGCAATACAACCGCGAACGGTAATCTCGGCAACCGATGAGAAATCCGCCGCCGCCATCAGGCTCGTCCTGGTCGTCCGAACCGCAGGGGCCCGTCGGCCCGGAGCGGTCGGCCCACCAGCACGAGCAGGTCTGGGCGTGGCCGCCGGCGGCGGCAGCCCAGCACGCCCCCGCATGGGCGTGGCCTCCGCCGGCCGGACCGCGCCGCCCGGTCGGAACCGCCCGGCCCCCGGCCGGCGCTCCGTACCACCGCCTGGCCCGCACCCGCCGCCACCGCTGGTGGCGGCCGCCGCTGGCCGTCGGCACCGCCGTGGCGACCGTCGTGCTCGTCCAGGTGATCATCGCGACCGCCGCCGTGGTGGCCGCGATCGTCGCCGGCGTCGACGGGACCGGCGACGACATCTTCCGCTCGCCGCTGGCCAACGTCGTGCTGCAACTCGTCGTCATCGCGACGATGGCGCCGATCGTCCTCGCCGCCGCCTGGCTGATCCAGCGCCGGACCGTGGGGTCGGTGTTCTCGGTGGCCGGGCGGCTGCGTGTGCGGTGGCTGCTGCGGTGCCTGCTGCCGGCCCTGTCCGCGCTGGTGGTCTCTTTCGGGGTGCTGCTCGGCCTGCACCGGCTCTCCTCGCCCGATGCGCCCTTCGTCGGCGAGTACGCCGGAGGGCCCGGATTCGCCCTGACCATCGGGTTGTTCGTGCTGCTCGTGCCCTTCCAGGCCTCCGCCGAGGAGATCGCCCTGCGCGGCTTCTTGATGCAGGCCGTCGGCTCGATCGGGGCCGGGCCCGCCGAGTCCCGCGGAGCGAGACCGGTCTCCCGGTTCCTGCGCACCCCGGTCCTGGGCATCGTGATCAGCGGGACCGTATTCACCCTGCTGCACGACTACTCGGACTGGGGCCTGCTCGACGTCGCGGTGTTCGGCGTCGCTATGGCCTGGCTGACCTGGTACACCGGCGGGCTGGAGGCGGCACTGGGCCTGCACGTCCTGCACAACCTCCTGGCGTTCTCCATCACCGCCTACGAAGGCGGCCTCGACCGCGTCGCCTCCGGCAGCGGTTCGTGGCAGGGGGTCGTCAGCACCACGGTCGAGGTCGCCGTCTACTGCGCGCTGGTGGTGTGGACGGCCCGCCGCTCGGGTCTGAGCCGGTTCGCCCCCGAGGACGAGCCGGACGGGGACGCGCCGGGGGACACCGGAGCGCCCGACCAGGGTGTTCCTGCGCAGTGGCTGGAGCCGCGCGCCGACCGGCCCGGCGGCCCCGATGACGCTCCCGGCGCGTGGTACTCCGCGTCCGGGCATCCGCCCGGCTCTGCCGGCGTCCGGTACCGAGGACCGTCCGGCGGCTCCGGCGGGTCCGAGTGGACCGCGCCGGGATCGGGGGGTTAGCCGGGGAAGCGCTCGTCGGAGAGCGCGACCCCGGGACGGCGGTTCCCATGCCGCCGGTTCGGGGCCGCCGCCATCCGGGGCGGCTCCGGGACCGGCGGCGACAGCGGCGCCATCGCTTCGCCCCGATCGCGTTTCCGCACCGCAGGGACGGGTATCTTCCCGAAAATCATGAGGTCCGATCCTTCGTGTCCACGCTGCGGGCGCGCCGTCCACGCACCGGGATTGTGGTCGAGTGCGTGGCAGTGCGGCGCTCACGGCCCTGTCGCACCGCTCAATCCGGTGCGCGCACCCAACGCGGCTTCACTGGAGCTGGTTCTCGCGTCCACCCGGGTGCCCGTCTGGCTTCCGTGGCCGCTGCCGACCGGCTGGCTGGTGACCGGTTTCGCCGATGCCGGCGACGATCGCAGCGGAGCGCTCGGCACCGCCGTCGCGCTCTCGGGACCGGCGCCGCTGGGCGGCGTCGGCGAGATGGCGCTGGTGGCCGAGGATCCCGGCATCGGCCTGGGCGCGCGGTTGGCCGGGCTCGACGGCCCCGACCCCGGCAGCGGGTTCGGCGCCGGACCGCCCGACTCCAAGCTCCGCTACGACGGCCACGACATCGCGCTGTGGAGCGTCGAGACCGGGAGCGGGCGCGCGGCGTATGCCGGCGAGGCCTTCGCCGACTGGTTCTGGATCGTCTTCAGCGCCGCCGACACCGCCGTTCTCGTGGCCGAACTGGGCGACGTGCGCGACCTGCGCGACCGCCACGACGGCGGTGCGGCCCTGGAACCGCCCTTCGGCGCGCCCTCCCCGTTCCTCGCCTCGGCGTTGCAGCCCGCGTCCTGACGTGCTGCCGACCGGCGGTACGCGGGATCGTGGAATGATCGGCGCATGCGCATCGACTTGCACGCCCACAGCTCGGTCTCCGACGGCACCGAGCCGCCCGCCGACGTCGTCCGGCGCGCGGCGGCGGCCGGTCTGGACGTCCTCGCGCTGACCGACCACGACACCGTCGCAGGCGTCCCCGAAGCGACCGCCGCCCTGCCCGCCGGGACCACCCTGGTCCCGGGCATGGAGCTGTCATGCCTGCACGAGGGCGCGAGCGTGCACCTGCTCGCCTACCTCTTCTCCGCCGATCACCCCGAACTCGCCGCCGAGCTGCGGCGGATCCGCGACGACCGCGCCGTCCGGGCCCGCACCATGGTCGAGCGCCTGCAGACCGCCGGCGTCGAGGTCGCGTGGGAGCGGGTCCGCGCGCTGGCGGGGGTCCCCGACACACCCGCCGCCGGCGAGACCGGGCAGGCCGGCGGGGCCGGCAGCAGCGTCGTCGGGCGCCCGCACATCGCACAGGCGATCGTCGAAGCGGGCGCGGCCGCCGACGTGCCCGAGGCCTTCGACCGCTGGATCGGCGCGGGACGCCCCGGCTACGTCGCCCGCTACGCGCTCGACGCGCTGCGGGCGGTCGAGCTGGTGCGCGCCGCGGGCGGTGTCTGCGCCGTCGCCCACCCCGCCCGCGGCGAGTCCGCCCCCGACGGAGCGGTGCCGATGCGGCTGATCGAGGAGATGGCCGAAGCCGGGCTCGGCGGCGTCGAAGCCGACCACCCGGCGCACGACGACGATGAGGCCGCCTACTGGCGCGGTGCGGCCAAGCGGCTCGAACTGGCGGTCACCGGCTCCAGCGACGACCACGGCGATCTGACCGGCCACCGGCTCGGTTGCCGGACGACCGCCTTCGAGGAGTACGCTCGCCTGACCGAACCGGCGACCGGATCCGCGCCCGTCACCGCCGAATAGGGCGGGTCGAGCGGCGCGAATGCCGCGGCCGGGGGGCTTATCGGCGGTTTAGCCGCCGAACGGGACACTCGTCAGTCGCCTGGCCGGGTACCCGTACCGCCTGCGGGGCGGTGACAATGGTCCCGACAACCACCAGTGCTCGAAACGGACAGCGAAGGGTCGGCACCGTGTTCTGGAAGCGGAAGGGCAAGAAGAAGGACGGCGATGAGGCCGAGGGCTCCGGTGCGGAGTCGGCGGTGACGACCACGAGCACCGACACCGAGGACGCCGAAGCCGCCGGGAACGAGCGCGAGGAGGAGTCCGGCGCGGACGCTGCGGAGAGCGCGGACGCCGCCGGGAAGGGCGGCGCCGACGCCGACGACGGCGAGCCCGCGACCACCGGGTCCGACGTCGCTGAGGCCGACGCCGACGAACACGACGACGACGGGGACGACGAGGAGTCCGCCCCGGCCGCGGCCCCGCAGAAGGGCGCGTTCGCCGACGACGGCGAGCCCGAGACCGCCGGCGCTTCGGAGGTCGACGACGAGGGCGTGCAGCGCCTGCGCTCCGTCGGCGTACTCAAGGCCGAAGACCAGGAGGTCGACGTCGTCAGCAACACCTGGATCGTCGACGTCGACGACGAGGGCGTCGTGGTGATCGACCCGGCGCACGACGCCGAGGCCGTCATGGAAGCCGTGGGCGAGCGCGAGGTCTACCTCGTGGCCTGCACGAACGGCTACAACACCCACATCGCCGCCGCCGTGGAGGTGGCCGAGCGCGACGAAGCCCCCGTCGCTCTGCACCGGCGCGAGGTCCGCGCCTGGCGGCGGGTGCACGGCGCCGAGCGCCGGCCCGACCTGGAGATCGAGGGCGGCGGCGCGCTCAAGGCCGGCGACGTCGAGATCGACATCCTGCCGATCCCCGGCACCTCCAACGGCAGCGTCGCCTTCTACATCTCCGAGAAGGGAGTCGTGTTCACCGGCGACTCCCTGCGCAAGGACGAGGTCGGCACCGTCGCGGGCGGCTACATCGACTTCACCCAGCAGCTGCACTCCATCGGCGAGATGATCCTGACTCTGCCGCCGGACACCCGCGTGCTGGCGGACAGCGGCCCGGAGACGACGGTCGGCGAGGCGTCGGAGAACTTCGACAGCTGGGTCGCCACCAGGTAGAGGACGTCCGAGACGGCGCACGTACCGGCGGGTCCGGGCTCGCGCCCGGCCCGCGGGTACAGCGCCCGCCGCGGCCGGGCGGCCGGGCGCCGCCATAGCCGGGGACCGGGGGCCCGCGGTCGCTCGCGGCGGCGGGTCCCGCCGGAGATCCCGGCGTGCGCTCTGCGGCGGGGCGCTCGTTCGGCCGGTCGGGCGCCGCTACGCGCCGCCGCGCTCGTCGGCCTCGACCTGGTTCCAGAAGGCGGTCAGCGCTTCGGCCGTGGTCTCGGGCGCCTCGACGTTGGGGGAGTGGGCCGCCCCCGGGATGACGACCCGTTCGGCGGCCAGGTGGTCGGCCATCGCGGACTGGGCCTCGGGCGGCCAGGCGTCGTCGTTCTCGCCGTAGAGCACGAGCATGGGCAGCTCGGAGCGGGCCAGCTCGGGGGTGCGGTCGGCGGCGTCGAGCAGCTCCTCCGCCATGCGGACGAGCGCGTCGGGGTGGTTGGCGACCATGCGTTCACGCAGGAACGCGTGGATTTCGGGGGCGACGCCGCTGGCCCTGGTGGGGGCGTCGAAGTGTTCGGCCCAGATCTGCTCCAGGCGGTCACGCGTGCGCGTGTGGCCGATGGCCGCCACGAGCCTGCGGGCGTCGGCGGCACGGGTGCCGCCGATGGCCGAGGGGCCCGAGCTCATCAGGGTCGACGACAGCAGCGGAACCGTCGCCGAGATGACGGTTTCGCGGGTGACCAGCCCGCCGAAGGAGTGGCCCAGCAGGTGCACGGGGCCGTCGTCCAGTGTCAGTGCGACTTCGCCGACGATACGGCCCAGCCCGACGCGGGTGTACTCCCCGGGGTCGACGAAACCGGGGGACTGGTACTGCCCCGGCATGTCCACGGCCGTTACCGCGCGCCCCGCCGACGCCAGCGTCTGCAGTAGCGCGATGAAGTCCTCTTTGCTGCCGGTGTAGCCGGGCACCAGCAGCGCCGGTTGCCGTTCGCAGCCGCCGGCGGCCGGAGTGGCCTGCAGGGCGGCGACGTCGCCCATAGGGGTGCGGATGGTGGTGTGCCGGACACCGGGCGGCAGGCCCAGGAATCGAGGAGTACTCACGTCGGATCACTATATGCGTCGTATCGGACCTGGGGCGCGCCAGCGTGCGCCTGCGGAGCCGGGCGACGGGGCCGGTGCCCGCCCGCGGCGGCGGGGCCCCGCCGGCGGTCCTGTTCCCGCACGCTCCGGCCGCGGCTCGCGGTTCGCGACCGGTGCCGGTTCCGCCCGATCCGCCGCGGTGGCGTCCGGGCGGTCGCTGTCTACTGCCGGGGGCTTAGCGGTCCTGGTCCTTGCCGGGCTGCTCGACACCGCTGCGGGTGCGCCGCCGGCGGCGCCGCCGGGGAGCGGGCGACTCGCCCGACCCGCCGCTCTGGGCCTGGGCCGCGGCACCGGAGCCGGTGTCGGCGCCGGCAGTGTCGCCGGAGGATCCCTTGGTCGCCGTACCTCCGCCGGTCGAACTGCGGGTGCGCCGGCGGTTGCGGGAGCGTCCGCTCTTGGCGCCGCCCTCTTCGCGTCCGCCCTTGCCGGCGCCCTTGCCGCCCTTGCCGCTGCGCTCGCCCCGCTGCCCGGTGTCGCCGATGTCTTCGACTTCCTCGGCCTCCAGACCTGCGCGCTTACGCAGATCGGCCGCCAGCCGCCCCTTGCTGCCCGCCGGGATCCCCATCTCCTCGAAGAAGTGCGGGGAGGTGGAGTAGGTCTCGGCGGGGTCGGAGTGGGCCAGCTCCAGTGCGGTGTTGATCAGCTTCCACCGCGCGACCTCCTGCCAACTGATGAAGGTCACCGCGGTGCCCGAACGCCCGGCCCGGCCGGTGCGGCCGGTGCGGTGGGTGTAGGTCTTCTCGTCGTCGGGGCACTCGTAGTTGACCACGTGGGTGACGTCGTCGACGTCGAGGCCGCGTGCGGCGACGTCGGTGGCCACGAGCACGTCGATCTTGCCGCCGCGGAACGCCCGCAGGGCGCGTTCGCGCTGGCTCTGGCCGAGGTCGCCGTGCACGGCGGCGGCCGCGAAACCGCGGTCCTTGAGGTCGGCGGCGACCTTGTCGCAGGCCCGCTTGGTCTGGCAGAAGACCATGGTCAGTCCGCGCCCCTCGGCCTGGAGCAGGCGTCCGAGCATCTCGGGCTTGTCCATGGGGTGGGTGCGGAAGACGTGCTGGTCGACGTGGCTGATACGGGCCTGGCTGGGATCGTCGTCGTCGCCGGCGCGCACGTGTGTGGGCTGGCGAAGGTAGTTGCGCGACAGGGAGACGATCTCGCTCGGCATGGTGGCCGAGAACAGCATCACCTGGCGCTCGTCGGGGATCTTGGTGAGGATCTTCTTGATGTCGGGCAGGAAGCCGAGGTCGAGCATCTTGTCGGCCTCGTCCAGCACGACCGCCGACACGTCGCGCAGGTTCAGGTGCTTCTGATTCTCCAGGTCGAGCAACCGCCCGGGGGTTCCCACGACGACGTCGACGCCGTCCTTGAGCCCTTCGATCTGCGGCTCATAGGCGCGGCCGCCGTAGACGGTGACGATCCGTGCTCCGATGCGCTTGCCGGCCGTGCTGAGGTCGGCGGCGACCTGGATGGCGAGTTCGCGGGTCGGGACGACCACCAGCGCTCCCGGGCGCTTCGCCGATCCCGGCACCTGCTGCACGCGCTGCAGCAGCGGCAGCCCGAACGCGAGCGTCTTGCCGGTGCCGGTGCGGGCCTGGCCGATGATGTCGGAGGCGGAAAGGGCGAGCGGGAGGGCGAGGGTCTGGATGGGGAACGGTTCGACGATGCCTTCGGCTTCGAGTGCGTCGGCGATGTCGGGGGCGACACCGAGTCCGCGGAAGGTTCGTCGTTCTTCGTTGATTTCTGCGCTTGTCAGGGCTCATGCCTCCTCTGGGCGGGCCGCTTCTGCGTTCGTGGCCGTGGTGTATGGCGGACGGGCCCGGAGCGGCCGGGCCGGGTGATTCGCGCGGGGGCCCGATGGACGGGCCCGGCCGGCGCGGCTCGGGGGTCGGCTAGGACCTCCGGCGCGGCCCGGCGGCGCGGGTCGATAGCTTTCTTGTGGCCGTCCGCCGCCTGTCGTGGCGTCAGCGGGGACCGGTAGGCGGGCGGGCGCGTGTGCGCGGAATTGCTGCACTGCACGCTCCTTGCCTGCCGTGGTCCCGGCAGTCCCGGCACGTTAGGCGGTCGACGCTGACGCTCGCTTCGCGTTCGCGGCGCCGATGACGGTCGTTGTCACGGTTGGCCGCGGCGCCCACCGCACGGCGGCGGGCGCAGAGGGCCGCGCGGTGACCCCCGCGCGGGACCGTGCAGCAGCCCGCCCGCGCCTTCCGGCGAACGGTGCGGCTGCGGCGGGGGTGCCGCGCGATGGCCGACTCGCGGCGGCCACTGCGACCGATTCTAACCTGCCGTTCCTCTGCTGGATATGCCGCTTTCGGGCACGGAGCGGAAGAACGGTGTCACGCTCGCGAAAAGCCGTCCTCGCGCTACAACACGCGCCCGCCGGGGAAAAGTCCCGATCGGCCGCGGCCCGCGGGGTCCGCGCGGGGCGATAACCTGGCCGCCATGACCAAGCGTGCTCGCAACCGAGGGGAGCCGACGGCCCGGGCCGTTCGCGCCGGGGCCGGGACGGGCGGTGCACGGTGAGCGAGGAGTGCGGCGCGGCCCCGGGGGCGGCCGCCCCCTCCGCCGCCGGCCCGGGCGTGATCGACCTGCTGGGTCTGCTGGCCTATGCGCGCCTGGTCGCCTTCTTCCGGCTGGCCGGCGACGCCGAGTTCGCGCCGACGCTGGCCAGCAAGGGCGCGCTCGCCGACCTCGCCGGCGCCGAGCACGCGAATTACCGGCGGCTGCACGACCGCCTCGCCGAATTGGGTGTGCAGCCGGAGTCGGCCATGGAGCCCTTCACGGCCCCTCTGGACGCCTGGCACGCGCGCACCGAGCCGCAGGGCTGGGTGGAGAGCCTGGTCAAGGTCTACGTGGGCGACGGCATCGCCGACGACTTCTACAGCAAGCTCGCCGAGCTGTGCGACGAGCAGACCCACGCGCTGGTGCGTGGAACCCTGGTGGAGTCGGGGCGCGCCGAGTTCGTCGTCGCCCGGGTGCGCAGCGCTGTCGCCGAGGAACCCGCGCTGGCCGGGAGGCTGTCGCTGTGGGCGCGGCGGCTCGTGGGCGAGGCGCTGAGCCAGGCGCAGAGTGTGGCCGCACAGCGGCCCGAGCTGGCGGCACTGCTGGCTTCGGGTGTGGGCAAGGTCGCACCGGGGGCCGGAGCCGACGGATCCGGGCAGGACGAGGGAGCGTCCGCAGCGGGGGCGGAGGCGACCGATCTGGCGACGGTCGGCCGCGTGTTCGCCGATCTCACCGAGAGCCACACGGCGCGGTTGGAGGCCTTGGGCCTGAGCACGTGACCGGACCCGCCGCACGAGTGCCCAGCGCCTGCATTGTCGGCTTTGTAGCGCTGTGTCCAGCGGTGTCAGGTCTGTGCCCTCTGAAATGGAGCGTCACGATTTGCTCTTGGTTTCGTATATAGTCGGTCGCGTTCTTGTTTCGTCCCCTGTCTGAGGTAGCTCTCCATGCGTCCTGGGTACTTCGCCGAAGGTCCGCTGGCCCGGCTGACTCGTGAGTTCGGACTGTTCGGCCCGCTGGGCGACTCCACAGAACCCTGGATGACCGCTGAGCTGGACCAGCACGCCGCTGCGGTGCGCGATTCGATCGGTGCCGACGGCGACAGGCTGACCGGCCAGGGCCTGTCCCGCTACCTCGACGGCTTCATGGACGGCTGCCGCGAACGCGGCTGGCACTCCTCCTGCGACGGTTACGACTGGGAGACCCTGCGCGTGCTCGCGGTGCTGAGGCTGGCGAAGGAACACGGCTTCGTCCGCTAGGTTTGGTCCCACTCTCACCCGAACCCGGGGACGGGTCCCGGCGCAGCGGCGCCGCGGACCGCGAAGTACCCCGCGGACGCGGTGACTGAGCGTAGGCTTGACCCTCCGGGGGTGGCCACGCGGCTCTCTGCAGAGGCGCATGCGAACCGGAGCGGTGATCGTTCCGGTGCCGCGGCGCCGGCCCGCAGCGGCGCGCGAGGGACCGCACTCCGGGACGAGTACGCGCGGTGCCGGGCACCGCAAGAAAGGAAGAGCGCATGGGGAGCGGCCGGCATGGTGCGGCGCGACCGCCGATCGGCGTCCTGGTTCAGCAGGAGCGCGTCGAATTCTCGCTGTTCACCTCGATCATCGTGACCGCCTTGGCGGTAATGGTGCTCATCGGCATCGGCTGGGCGGGCACGGCCTTCTGGCTCGCCGTCGTCCCGGTCGTGATCGCCGGGGTGCTGATCGTCCGCCGCATCAGCCGGCTCGCTCGCGACGAACTCGGCAACGACGAGCTGCTCTGATCCCGCCCGCCGCGCCGGCGGGCGGGAACAAGCAGAGGGGGCGGGGCCGTCGGACGGCCCCGCCCCCTTCGCGTGCGTGGGATCGGATCGCCGGCGCACGCGGCGCCGGCGCCGCGCTCACCGCTCGGGCGAGTGCGGCGGCTGATCACCGCCGGGGCGGCTGCCCTGCGCGGGGCCGCCCATGGTCGCGGTGTCCCGTGCGCCGGATTCGCGCGGCGCCTGCTGCGGAGCGCCCTGAGGGCCCTGTTGCATGGCGTCGGAACGTCCGGCGCGGTAGGAGTCCTCGCGCATCCGCCCGGTCTCCTGTTCGGCGAGCTGGAGCCAGTTGCTCCAGCGCTCCTGCATCGGCCGGACCAGGCCTCCGCCGACACCGACGATGACGACACCGGCGACGGTGGCCAGCACGGCGATCAGCACCGGCTGGGTGACGGTGGTGGCCACGCCGATCTGGTTCAGCGCGGCGATCACCCCGAGGCCCATGATGAAGACCCCGGCGATGTTGCCCAGCAAGCGGCCGTAGCTCACACCGGCCAGAGCGTTGGAGACGATGTCGCGCGCCGCTTTCGCGATCATTCCGGCCACCACGACGATGACCAGCGCGACGATGGCGAGCGGAATCCACGCGACCACGTCGTTCAGCAGCTGCGTGATCGGGTTGTTCGGCCCGAAGACGCTGAACGCGAACTGCAGTGTGACCAGCAGCAGGACGTAGTAGACGATCTTGCCGCACAGTTGGCTCGCGCTGTAGCGGCTGCGTTGGAAGTACTCGCCCACGCCGCTGCGGTCCAGCCCGCGGTCGAGTCCGACCTTGCCCAGTCCTTTGCCCACCAGCCGACCGGCGATCTTCGAGATGATCCAACCGAGGACCAGGATCACGAGGAATCCGGCCAGCAGTGGAACGAAGGAGGCGACGGCGCTCCAGGCGTCCGTTAGCCCTTGCTGGATGTTCATGCGATTTCACCCCCATGGCGCCCCGCCGGTACCCGGGTTTCGCCCCGCGTCCGCCCGGCGAAACCGAGACGACTCATACTCACAACGCCGATTACCCGGTTATGGACACGCCGAATCACCGGAGGGTGACTGGTGAACACATAAAGTAACTTTTTGCCGCTCCTTGGTCGGAATTTGACCAACCGCCACCGACGGTGCGGATGTGCCGCCGGCCGTGCGCAAGCGGCGCGGAGCCCGGAGCGGACGGCGGGAGGAGCCGCGGACGCGGCTCCGGGAGGCGACGGCGAGGGGGAGGCGGGGCGCGGAGGCCCCGGCCCCGGGCCGCGCGTCAGCCGCGGGTGAGGTC contains:
- a CDS encoding mechanosensitive ion channel family protein; translated protein: MNIQQGLTDAWSAVASFVPLLAGFLVILVLGWIISKIAGRLVGKGLGKVGLDRGLDRSGVGEYFQRSRYSASQLCGKIVYYVLLLVTLQFAFSVFGPNNPITQLLNDVVAWIPLAIVALVIVVVAGMIAKAARDIVSNALAGVSYGRLLGNIAGVFIMGLGVIAALNQIGVATTVTQPVLIAVLATVAGVVIVGVGGGLVRPMQERWSNWLQLAEQETGRMREDSYRAGRSDAMQQGPQGAPQQAPRESGARDTATMGGPAQGSRPGGDQPPHSPER
- a CDS encoding MBL fold metallo-hydrolase, encoding MFWKRKGKKKDGDEAEGSGAESAVTTTSTDTEDAEAAGNEREEESGADAAESADAAGKGGADADDGEPATTGSDVAEADADEHDDDGDDEESAPAAAPQKGAFADDGEPETAGASEVDDEGVQRLRSVGVLKAEDQEVDVVSNTWIVDVDDEGVVVIDPAHDAEAVMEAVGEREVYLVACTNGYNTHIAAAVEVAERDEAPVALHRREVRAWRRVHGAERRPDLEIEGGGALKAGDVEIDILPIPGTSNGSVAFYISEKGVVFTGDSLRKDEVGTVAGGYIDFTQQLHSIGEMILTLPPDTRVLADSGPETTVGEASENFDSWVATR
- a CDS encoding DEAD/DEAH box helicase, which codes for MVEPFPIQTLALPLALSASDIIGQARTGTGKTLAFGLPLLQRVQQVPGSAKRPGALVVVPTRELAIQVAADLSTAGKRIGARIVTVYGGRAYEPQIEGLKDGVDVVVGTPGRLLDLENQKHLNLRDVSAVVLDEADKMLDLGFLPDIKKILTKIPDERQVMLFSATMPSEIVSLSRNYLRQPTHVRAGDDDDPSQARISHVDQHVFRTHPMDKPEMLGRLLQAEGRGLTMVFCQTKRACDKVAADLKDRGFAAAAVHGDLGQSQRERALRAFRGGKIDVLVATDVAARGLDVDDVTHVVNYECPDDEKTYTHRTGRTGRAGRSGTAVTFISWQEVARWKLINTALELAHSDPAETYSTSPHFFEEMGIPAGSKGRLAADLRKRAGLEAEEVEDIGDTGQRGERSGKGGKGAGKGGREEGGAKSGRSRNRRRTRSSTGGGTATKGSSGDTAGADTGSGAAAQAQSGGSGESPAPRRRRRRRTRSGVEQPGKDQDR
- a CDS encoding DUF6401 family natural product biosynthesis protein, whose amino-acid sequence is MRPGYFAEGPLARLTREFGLFGPLGDSTEPWMTAELDQHAAAVRDSIGADGDRLTGQGLSRYLDGFMDGCRERGWHSSCDGYDWETLRVLAVLRLAKEHGFVR
- a CDS encoding PHP domain-containing protein, translating into MRIDLHAHSSVSDGTEPPADVVRRAAAAGLDVLALTDHDTVAGVPEATAALPAGTTLVPGMELSCLHEGASVHLLAYLFSADHPELAAELRRIRDDRAVRARTMVERLQTAGVEVAWERVRALAGVPDTPAAGETGQAGGAGSSVVGRPHIAQAIVEAGAAADVPEAFDRWIGAGRPGYVARYALDALRAVELVRAAGGVCAVAHPARGESAPDGAVPMRLIEEMAEAGLGGVEADHPAHDDDEAAYWRGAAKRLELAVTGSSDDHGDLTGHRLGCRTTAFEEYARLTEPATGSAPVTAE
- a CDS encoding alpha/beta fold hydrolase; this translates as MSTPRFLGLPPGVRHTTIRTPMGDVAALQATPAAGGCERQPALLVPGYTGSKEDFIALLQTLASAGRAVTAVDMPGQYQSPGFVDPGEYTRVGLGRIVGEVALTLDDGPVHLLGHSFGGLVTRETVISATVPLLSSTLMSSGPSAIGGTRAADARRLVAAIGHTRTRDRLEQIWAEHFDAPTRASGVAPEIHAFLRERMVANHPDALVRMAEELLDAADRTPELARSELPMLVLYGENDDAWPPEAQSAMADHLAAERVVIPGAAHSPNVEAPETTAEALTAFWNQVEADERGGA
- a CDS encoding DUF6758 family protein, with translation MRSDPSCPRCGRAVHAPGLWSSAWQCGAHGPVAPLNPVRAPNAASLELVLASTRVPVWLPWPLPTGWLVTGFADAGDDRSGALGTAVALSGPAPLGGVGEMALVAEDPGIGLGARLAGLDGPDPGSGFGAGPPDSKLRYDGHDIALWSVETGSGRAAYAGEAFADWFWIVFSAADTAVLVAELGDVRDLRDRHDGGAALEPPFGAPSPFLASALQPAS
- a CDS encoding ferritin-like fold-containing protein, whose protein sequence is MSEECGAAPGAAAPSAAGPGVIDLLGLLAYARLVAFFRLAGDAEFAPTLASKGALADLAGAEHANYRRLHDRLAELGVQPESAMEPFTAPLDAWHARTEPQGWVESLVKVYVGDGIADDFYSKLAELCDEQTHALVRGTLVESGRAEFVVARVRSAVAEEPALAGRLSLWARRLVGEALSQAQSVAAQRPELAALLASGVGKVAPGAGADGSGQDEGASAAGAEATDLATVGRVFADLTESHTARLEALGLST
- a CDS encoding CPBP family intramembrane glutamic endopeptidase, giving the protein MRNPPPPSGSSWSSEPQGPVGPERSAHQHEQVWAWPPAAAAQHAPAWAWPPPAGPRRPVGTARPPAGAPYHRLARTRRHRWWRPPLAVGTAVATVVLVQVIIATAAVVAAIVAGVDGTGDDIFRSPLANVVLQLVVIATMAPIVLAAAWLIQRRTVGSVFSVAGRLRVRWLLRCLLPALSALVVSFGVLLGLHRLSSPDAPFVGEYAGGPGFALTIGLFVLLVPFQASAEEIALRGFLMQAVGSIGAGPAESRGARPVSRFLRTPVLGIVISGTVFTLLHDYSDWGLLDVAVFGVAMAWLTWYTGGLEAALGLHVLHNLLAFSITAYEGGLDRVASGSGSWQGVVSTTVEVAVYCALVVWTARRSGLSRFAPEDEPDGDAPGDTGAPDQGVPAQWLEPRADRPGGPDDAPGAWYSASGHPPGSAGVRYRGPSGGSGGSEWTAPGSGG